GCATGTGGTAAGAGCCAGAAAACTTATAATGCAAACCTTATCATTTGCATCCTGCATTTGTTTGTGCAGCGACATCACTTCCTGCTTGAGGACTTCCTTCTCCTGTTGCGTGACACGCAGGTCGGATTTGAGGCGAGCATTCTGGACGGTGATGGACTGTAGTGTGCTCTCTAGTGCCTGTACCTGAGGATGACACAAAGGGATATGCTAAATAACAAATTATTGTTcgaaacacacaaaaagcttTTCCCATAACTCTGCCACACTTTAAGTAAGTCAGATGTGTCAACTTAAGACTGGGACAAAATCctacaagaagaaaaagggggtTCACTGTCATAAATTATGTCTAGAAAACTAATCTAAGTAAACCAAACAGCACACTCAACGTATAAAGAGACAAatttcttcagttttttcttAGTTTCGTTCTCCCACAGACATGAAGATCTGTAAGGGTACGTAGTAAGTGTCGCGTTGCTGACCTTCTCCTGAGCTCTGGAGAGCTGTGCGTGAAGGCCTTGGTTGTGTTTCTCTATCACCTGCTTCTCATGCATGAGCTGGGCCAGTTGACACTCCACAGCGCCTAGTTTAGCAATCTAGAGAAGACAAACACGCGTAGGTTGAAGAGCATAACATAAAACCTTATGCCATTTTAGGTCAGGGTCTAAGAATCTGGTAAAAATATGGGCTTGTAACCTTTTCAACGCAGCGGTTCAACTCCTCTCTTAACATGTCCTTCTCCATTTTAAGTTTGTCTGTTCTGGATACGGCAGTGGTGAAATCCTCCCCATTGGACAGCTACAGccatgtgtttatatatatatatatatatatatatatatatatatatatatatatatatatatatatatatatatgtatattgttcATGTTTAATTGTGAggaatggaaaaacagaaagacttgGTAAGACAAACAACGACCCATTTCACCGATTTACTGTTCCTGTCGCACAATTATTCCCTTACATAACATTATTCCCACAATTATTCCCAGTATTCCAGGATCCTGGTCTTACCTGGTCCCTAAAGGCAGAGAGCTGATGAAGGAGATGTGCCTTCTCCTGCTCAAGCTGAGCTACTCCCTCCTGGGCTTTGTTTAACTCTGCCTCTAGTGCAGCAACACAAGCCACCATCTACCAACACATAACTTCCATTAGTAACTCAACATATGCATCCATGGTTGGCAATGGTCCATTTCAATATGAAAATTTACTACCAGGTATAAAACAGCACCATGATTACTGTGATTCTAAACCCTTAAAGAGCTTCTTAATCATTGTTTTACGCATTTTTACGCTTGTTCATAAATACATCAACACTTTCTGTTTGATCTGTGATTACATGTAAATAGGTCATTAACTTCCTTATTCAAGAGTTTACCTCATCCCTCTCATCTGCTGAGCTGTCGTCATGGTGGTGCAACCCTcgtcttctgtctgtctgttggatAACCTCCCCTAACTGTAGGCTCAGCCCTTCCATGATAGCTGCATTCTCCACATTCTGCTGTGACAGGATAATGTTCTCATCTGCCAGCTGTTGCCCATGATGATGCACTTCAGAAATCTGACAGTTGGAGAACAAACAGTAAAGCAAATATTGTCTTTGGAAAAGATGCAGATAATATTTGTGTATAAATTCCATTTCCTTGGTGCAATGTATAATTCATGTGGTCTTGGACATTCGAGGACATTCCTCTTAATCCAGGGAATCCAAACATGTCCATAATATCCTTTAATTTAAAAGACGGTAATCAGTAACTAAGCAACAAGTCAGTTTGTAAACTGAACTTTGTCAGGTAATACCAGCAACAgcatgaaataaaaattaacAGCCCTACCTGTCGCTTAAGGCCCTCTGCCTTCTTTTGATTACCAGTTTTCTCCTTCCTGAACTGCTCTAGTTTCTGGCTGTGGGAACCAAAGTAGAGCAGTACATTATGATGATATGAAaaccaaaatgagaaaaaaaccaCTCCTGTGAGGGAGAAAAATTCCTTACAGCATTTCTTCCTGGGTTTCCCGGAGCTCCCCTTCTTTCAGTGCAGAAATCTTCTTTCTCAGAATGACATTTTCCTCAGTCAGACGACCAGCCTCACTCCTAAAATTGAAATGTAAAAGTCACATTCCAGTGTCTATTCTTTTAAAGGCATTTCAGGTTTTCTGGATAGCAGAGCTGTGAAACAAGTGCAAACTTAGACTGTTATTGAGAATTTTTGATTCTCctacactgacataaaaatGTTGCTTAAAAGGTATGAAACTCTGacaaattaaattcaaaatgtGCACAGAATATTCACTGCACTGGGATGAAgcaagtgaacacacacaaaactctagCAGTGTACAGGATTTCTAAGCATCAGTAGGGTGGGCAACCTAATCCACTACCACAAACATAACTGTGGAGGTTTCAGGTTCAGCAAGCACCAGTAAAGGAGAGAGGCTGCATTCATGACTTCAGACCTATTTTCTGTTGCTAAAACAGGCTGTGATGGGAGGCCAAGGAGCACAGCAGGAGAAGGTTTAAATCAGCTGGGAGTTGGTGAGAGGGAGGAAGGACTTGTCTACTCCTGTTAAACTGACACACAAGTGCCACTTTACGTTACCTATGAGCCTGCATCCTTTCATGGATTCTCAACGATTTCACCTGCAGATCAGCGAGCGCCCTACGTAGCTTAGCATTTTGCCTCTCGAATTCCGTGCAGCATTCCTCCAGGTCTGACACAGCCTGTATTTTAGCCTCAAGTTGGGAATTCAGATCTAGGAAGGTGTCCTCTGAGGAAGATTCTGATGACTCAACCTCTTGCTGCGGGGACAGAGACATCTCGTCTTGCTTCTTAAGCGCTCGCACAGTCTTACTCAGTTTGGAGCTTTCAACGCGCATCCTGGCTATCTCATCCAGCAGTGCACTTTGTTGGCTGTGGACATCTTGCATGATGTACATTTTGCTTTCCAGGACTTGGACTCTCTTCTCCAGCTTTCCGTTCTGCTCCCCCAACCTAAAATTCTCCGAGACGCAGTCGTCATACCTCACCTTAAGGTCAGCAAACCTCAGAGCCTGTATCTCCAGATCTTTGGCATTTTCAGCTACTGCTAGGAGCTTGGCCTTGAGGTCAGTGTTCTCCTCCAAGGCATGCTGGCTGATGATGATCTTCTGTCTGTTAACTTCTAAAAGGGCCTCAAGTTCATCAGTTTTTTGTTGAAGCTGACAAATGTGCTGGCGAAGGGTGACTGTGTGATCTGTGGCTGTATTGTACTGCTTTGATAACTCGGGTAACAGACCAGTTTGGTCCTGGACCTGAAGTACTCTCTCCTGCAGTTCCAGTATCTCTCTGATACAGGCATCTCTCTCCTGGAAAACCTCCTCATCACTCCCAAGCACAGAGGACACATGAGAACCTCTCTCTTGAAATCCAGTGTTAGGGGGTCTACTCTCAGCTTTGTCTGTTTTATAATCTTGCACATCCTCTTGATGGCAAGAGGATTCACCCTCATCGCTAATGATGGCCACTGCACCATCAGCAGATTCTGAATTCTTAGACTCTTCCTTGGTTGCATGTCTGATATTAGCACTATCCTCTGTGCTATTGTGAACCTCTGTATTAACAGTCCCTAAACTTTTGTCTACAGTGACATTCCTGATTTCAGACAAGTTGTTGAGTCTGCTGACAGGTTCTGTACAGCCAGTCACTGTACCGTTGAACTCAACTATGCTACAATCTCTATTGTCATCCTCTCCTGCATTGCTACTTTTAGCATTTTTATCCTCTGTATTGTGATAGACTTCAACACTGTTGCCCTCTGCAACATAATTTTCCTTCctgttgtctctgtctgcatTATCAATGAGAACTGAGCAGGATGAAGTGAAAATATTATCAGTTACCTCAGCGCTGTCAGTAAGCTCTACATGTACCATTTCTACATCACACTCAACTTTACTATTATAGATTGTATTTCCATTAGAAATCACTCCATTTGTGTCATCAGGGATTTCTTGCCTATTGGCTTCCTCTAAACTGATCATTTTCACAATGGTGTCAAACACTGCATTGTGCCAAAGCTCCTCCTCATCCATTTCTGCACTCACATTTATATCTACCAAACTTGCACTGGACACGTCTGACCTGTTGTCTTCCTCAGTGATAACATTTGGGTTAATGCAGAGTTCATTTTTCCCATCTTTTGTAGAACTATGCTGTTTGGATCCCTTATCAAGTTCTCCATCTAGCATTTCTTCATCATTATCAGTCTTAGCACTGTTTGCATTGTCAACTGTTGCACTGACACCAAGTCtcattttactgaaatctgCAGATTTAACAAGGTTTTCAATGTCCTTGTGACTTGTGCCACCTAAGATGTCAACATCTATGTCATCCGTATCTTCATGGCCTGGAATAACCACATTGTCTTGAAACGCACTATGAATGGCCTCTGATGTATAATCGATTACTGTATTATCAACACCTGGTGCACCATTTTCAATCAATGCACTGCTGATCTCCagctctcttttgttctctgttgaGTTGCTTTCAACTTCTGCAAAGACTGTATCTTCTGTACCTTCATTAGATTGAACACAGAAAACGTTGGTATCGCCCATGACATCATTTTCTGGAACGCTGATGTTGAGCCCCCCTACACTGCCAGTTTCTTCATCTTCAGTTTGCTCAGTATTTCTGTCTGACTTCGGCAATTCAGTTTCAAGGAAAGCTTTATCAAAGTCATAACATACTTCTTCAGCCTTTGCTGATGGTGGCTCTTTGGTTGAAACACCAAAATTCTCGGACTCCCGAACCACTTCATCCCCATATAGATCAACCACAAAAGTGATATTTGAAAGATCATCAATACCTCTGTTCAGTTCTGCTGGGAGAGATTCAAATTTTACAGTCTCTTCATCAGTTACCTCATTCTTAGCCAAATTCCTAGTCAGTTCAGTGAGCTCCGCCTCCATTCTCTGAACCCTGATAATCAGCTGGCTCCGCTCTGCCAACAGCTCTGCTCgctcctcttctctcatctTATAAAGGGAGAGGCTCTCCTTCAGCTCCGTCAGGTTGCCAAGCAGCTCCCGCCGTTCGCAGTCAAAATCCTCCGCAGCTTGTCTCAAGAGTTGCTCGACCTCTTTAACCTTCTCTGTCAGCTCTTCTCGGTCTGCAAgaagctcttctctctctatcaagtGCTTCTCAGTCACCTCCAGGGTCTCGCTATGTTGGGCTTCCAGATTAAATATGCAACTCTGTAGTTTTGCTCTCTCCTCAGCAAAGTCCTCCGCTGTCTGCCGCAGGAGTTGCTCAAGCTGTGTGACCCTCCTTTCGGATTGGGCCAGAAGCTCGTCTTTGGCATCCAGGTTTTCTTGCAGCCTGTTGTGAAGTTCGTTCAGCTGTCGGCTGAGCTCAATCTCTCTGATCTGAGCTGAACTGATATAGTTCTCGAGCTCATTTTGGAGCTCTTGATTTTTGGTTCTGAGTGCTTCCATTTCCTCTTTGTGGCCCAGCTCCAGCTGCTTACGCTCGCTGGCCAGCTCCTGGTACATGGATTCCTTGTCCAGTCGCACTGCCTCCTGGAGCAacttcctctgctcctcagcctCTTGAATTACAGCCTCCATTTCTGCTTCCCACTTGGCCCTGTCCTCAGAGTGGCGCTCTGAGAGTGCCTGCAGCTCAGTCTGATAGTGTTGCTCCAAGTTGGACACATCAGTCTGGAAGCGCTTGGACACCGCTTCCTGATCACCTGAGAACCGAGCCTCAACCTCTTTGATTCTTTGGGAGAAGTGACTCTCCAGTTCTACCCTGTACATGGTTGATCAACAAACGTTATGAAATGTTGACTCTGATAAACATACTTACCTACACCATTGTAATGCGATAACTGGGAACTTTTGAGAACAATTAAATACCAAGTAATTTTTAAGCTAGACTGTTAGCACATTTTTCATATCATTATTTGGATCACATCAGACATAATAAAATTCTTTCTGCATATTCATTAAAACAGATCAATTGTTAAGGTTTCATAAACAGTCTACTTTATAAATTGTGCTGTCCTTATCTTCTTTCCCTTTCTGGTATTTTTTGACTCTATAATCTTACCTCTCCTCTGCAATGTCCCCACGTAATTTCTCCAGAAGACTGCTgagcctctccctctcctcactgTGCTTGGCACTGAGCTCCTGAATGGCCTCCCGGTGAGACTCTTCCAGTCTGGTCTTTTCCTCGTCTAGGACCTCCTGCAaccctctcttcatctcctctttctccttgtcaagtctctctctctcttcctccagcctGGCCGAGAGTGTTCTCTCATGCTGTTCTTCTAGCTTGCTCTTCTCCTTCTCACAAATCTCCATGAACCTCCTTTCCATCTCCTCCTCGAGCACTTTcatcttctccctctccatGGCCAGACTGTTCTGGAGGTCTGCCTCATGCTTCTCCTGTAACTCAGTCTTCTCTTGCTCCCATTGTTCAGTCagcctcatctctctctcttgctgttccTTCTGAAGTCTGAGGAGTTCCTCCTCTAGCACTGCCTGCAGTGTTTCGGTATTCTTCTCCTCTGACTgggctctctccttctcccactCTTCTGTAAGCCCTCTCTCCAGTTCTGACTGTTCCTCTTCAGCTCTGCATTTTTCTTCCTCAAGCCTGACCCTGAGCTCCTCTTCATGGCCCTTTTGAAGCTGTTGCCGctccctctcccactcctcTATGAGCGTTTTCTGTGCATCTTCTCTTTCTTGTatcatcctctgtctctcctcctctaactTTGCATGCAGAACCTCCTGGTGATGAAGTTCCATTTGTCTGAGTTGCTCTGCTCGATGTTGGTCCAGTTCTTCTCGCTCCTGTACAAAGCTCTTCTCTGCTTCAGACAGTTGCTCCTCCAAGACTCTCAACTGCTCCTCTAGCTCCTCAGTACGACTCTTTGACTCCTGTCGAAGCAGATTAATCTCCTCCTCATGGCGTTTCTGGAGCTCTGAAAGTTCCTCGGCTTGGCTCCTGTCCAGCTTATCTTGTTCTTGCTCCACTTGTGTGAGCTGAGTCTGGAAATTATGAGCTTGTTCAAGGGCAGCTGTCACCTCCTCTCTAAGCATCTGCATCTCCTTCTGGTGCTGCTGAGAGAGCTGACTCCTCTGTTCTTCACTGGCAGTTCTCTGCTCCTCCAGTCTGTGGTGGTACTCACTGACCTGCAGTGACAAGAAAATTTCTCGGTGGTCTGGACAGCACATAACTTAAGTGCAGTGACAAGCACAGACTATTTGACAGTTATGTGTAATCTCAGTAAATATTTGCTTGCTTAGAACTTTCCTGAATGGGCAGGTCAGTAATACTATCCTTTCAGATTTCAAAAGTGTTTCACGGAACATCTTACCTTGTTGGTCAGCTCAGTCCGAACACTTTCCAACTCTCTTAAGTGCTGTTCCTTCAGTTGCTCTAACATCATCTCTGCCTCCAAACTCATGTTGAAGGGTTGGCCTTCTTCAAATCCCAGACCTGAGACAATATACAAATACAGTGAGATGACAGAGAAGAACTAGATGCTCTGTCAGACAACAAGGTGTCTTATCAAAGACTTTCCCTGGAGGAATTACCTTGGTCAGATTCCATGCCAGGACTCTTGCTTTCCAGCTCGTCAGACAAAGAGGGGACAAGAGTTGTCTGAGGGGTTTTGCCCAAGATGTGGTATTCTTCCAGCTGGGCCTGCAGCTCATCTATACGGTCCTGAAGCTCCTGATACACatggttaaaaacaaaagtcagtACTTGGctaaagaaagaatgagagaaaagagagaaagaggtggaaaaAGATTCTGACCCTGCACTGTTCTTCATAGTGGCTGCGTAGCTGTCTGAGTCGGTCCTCCTGTAGGAAGAACTCTGCACTGCCAGGATCCAAGTCCCCAAACTAGAGAGGCATGAtaagaagaaaaacactcatGATTTAGAGACACAAggtcaaaatcatttaaatgtcttccattacattttttttttccattctgtctGAAGTTTGAAATACATCTGGTTAAATAAAAGTGGAGCAGTGTAATTATACTATATTGCTAAATACCTTTTCCCTGAGGATACTGTCCAAGTTCTTCTGAAGTTTGATGACCTGGTTTTCTGCTTCCACTAATCTCTCTGTGCTTTCCAGCAGCTCTGACTCTAATCGCCCGTTTTCCTAATGGAGAAATTGAAGTGAAAAACCATACACTCAAAATTAAGACTTTGAAATAAGGGCAGAGTTGGTGTTATGTTCAGCTTACTTTAAAAGTTATAATGGGAGCCACTTATGCTCTATTATCTCTCTGTATATGGATGCTGTTAACTTACTTTGATGGTTAGGGTGAGATGCTCTCTGAGGAAGGTCTCATCATCTCTGACTTTATTCATCTCTGCCTCCAGCTCCTCCCTTTGTTGATTGGCCTGCTGTTGGATCAGGTCAATCTCTTTGGTCAACTCAGCCCTTACTACTGCCAGCCTCTCCTTATGGTCCTGTTCTAGCTTCCtataggtacacacacagacagacaagacatgtggaaaaaaagtcTGAGAGGTTCACAAACCAGACACAAGCCTTACTCAAGTGAAAAACATAGGAGGAAAGACATATTAACTGACACATTTCAGTtctcaaatatttcaaagactgaaggctgaaaatgcaaaaaggcTTTAATAAATTTCTGAAAGTAGTGGTGGTCAATGCAAAGAGGGGTAAGTCACTACAGCCAGGTGAAAATATTACAGAGGTTCAAACAGATTGGAGTAATGGAAGGTCAAAGTTCACCTGAGGTTAATGTCATTCATGCGTTCAATGGCAGAGTGATGGTCATCCACTTCAGAGGCCAGCTGGGATTTGAGCTTTTCAGTCTTCTCCAGATCTGACCgaatcttctctttctccctaagCTCCAAGTCCACACGCTCCCTAATGGACAAACAGAGGATAAAAGTATAAAAATAGAGGCAAAGAAGGGAAAAGGGACATTGTAAAACTCACAGATGTAAATAAATGCTTTACATGACTTTtacacaaaggcaaaaaaaaattgattatGTTTTTGCCATTCCATTGCTTCAGTAGATTACATCTTATCTTTGGGACAGTTTACCAGCCTTAAACGGTTTAGATAGGATGACAAACGCACAGCAGATGTCTGATCTCTGCCTTGAAGCTAGCGAGCGCTGCCTGGTGAATTCCATTCTTTGTGATGAGCAGTTCATTCTCCAGGGCGGCTGTCAGCTCACTCAAATTCACCTTTCCATCAAGACTGAAATCCAAGGCCTGTAcgttcacacaaaaacaaagtgaatCCATCTAATAATAGAATCACCATTAAATAAAGCAGGCTGATCATAGGGTTGGACACCTGACCCGTACCTTCAGGATTTCAGGGCTATTCTCAATGCCCTCCTCCATCCAGGCATCGAGCACGTACTCCACTGGGGTATAGCCTGTCCCATCGTCCAGCGAGGAGAACAGACGCATACCAATCGTACCAGTCATTGCAGATGGCGTGGCTATCCGACGACCCGTCTCATCAAATGGCTGAGTGCccgaagagaagagaagcaaagcgaagagaagagaagcaaagcgaagagaagagaggagaagagtgtgaCTGTGAAGTAAAATCATCTGAATTGTGCCTCTTTGGCTGTTGCGGCTGCTATATTATCAGACCGGAGCCGTTACCTGCATTGAGTGGTGTCTTTTTAGCTGGCGGTAGGGTGTGGAGGCAGAGGGTGTGGGTGGTTTGCTTTGGGTCAAGACATAAGACACAAACTCCTGAACACTCATAACTCCATCTCCATCCAGAGCCTGAAATGCATCCTCGGTCACCtgacgaggaaaaaaaaaccaaacaaacaaaaaacaaaaaacaaaatcacacagtgAGAAACCATCTGTGGTGAATAATAGTCACCAGGACAACAGGTGGTGGACAACAGATTCCAAGCATTATTCtgttctctctagcatcctttCTTAgtattgttctctttttcttactcATGCTTCATCCATGCCTCCCCCGCCACTCCCCGAATGGTCTCTCCCTGGCAATCAGTTTGCCTTACAAATTGCCCACCTCTATGCCCAGTTGCTGGCATAGTGCCAGTAGCTCTTGGTCTGTAGCTTGGCCATTCCAAGGTATTGCCAGCTCCCGGCAGGCATCCTGCAGCCTCTCCTCCAGTCGGGCACAGTGGGGTACCACAGAACCCCGTGGAGTGCCAGGTTCATCGGGGTTCCACAGGTGCAGCTGACCTAATGAGAGAGGGATTACCATCAACCCACCAATGCATTGAATATAAAAGTGAAATGCACATTCAGACTGCATACAAAGTTAccaaacagagcacagagtaTTGGCAAACAATTAATTCATTATTCAGCTCTAATGTTTTCCAATCTGGGATAATACATAACTCATTTTGAAAGTGCAACCATGCACAAATG
This sequence is a window from Chanos chanos chromosome 4, fChaCha1.1, whole genome shotgun sequence. Protein-coding genes within it:
- the nin gene encoding ninein; the encoded protein is MDEGQQDQYEERLKEVFHSFDSSGVGSLCPEELADLCQALHLEEVAPALLSTLLQNQDQLTGRVDFDQFKNALILVLSNASEEPPVGEETSVPPDSPEVLPKFVRGSKRYGRRSTPEFTETLSDFTAVPTGPEGEENGPQEGSDDGTVPRKRERWNADVSCPEEYEAEGQLHLWNPDEPGTPRGSVVPHCARLEERLQDACRELAIPWNGQATDQELLALCQQLGIEVTEDAFQALDGDGVMSVQEFVSYVLTQSKPPTPSASTPYRQLKRHHSMQPFDETGRRIATPSAMTGTIGMRLFSSLDDGTGYTPVEYVLDAWMEEGIENSPEILKALDFSLDGKVNLSELTAALENELLITKNGIHQAALASFKAEIRHLLERVDLELREKEKIRSDLEKTEKLKSQLASEVDDHHSAIERMNDINLRKLEQDHKERLAVVRAELTKEIDLIQQQANQQREELEAEMNKVRDDETFLREHLTLTIKENGRLESELLESTERLVEAENQVIKLQKNLDSILREKFGDLDPGSAEFFLQEDRLRQLRSHYEEQCRELQDRIDELQAQLEEYHILGKTPQTTLVPSLSDELESKSPGMESDQGLGFEEGQPFNMSLEAEMMLEQLKEQHLRELESVRTELTNKVRCSVSEYHHRLEEQRTASEEQRSQLSQQHQKEMQMLREEVTAALEQAHNFQTQLTQVEQEQDKLDRSQAEELSELQKRHEEEINLLRQESKSRTEELEEQLRVLEEQLSEAEKSFVQEREELDQHRAEQLRQMELHHQEVLHAKLEEERQRMIQEREDAQKTLIEEWERERQQLQKGHEEELRVRLEEEKCRAEEEQSELERGLTEEWEKERAQSEEKNTETLQAVLEEELLRLQKEQQEREMRLTEQWEQEKTELQEKHEADLQNSLAMEREKMKVLEEEMERRFMEICEKEKSKLEEQHERTLSARLEEERERLDKEKEEMKRGLQEVLDEEKTRLEESHREAIQELSAKHSEERERLSSLLEKLRGDIAEERVELESHFSQRIKEVEARFSGDQEAVSKRFQTDVSNLEQHYQTELQALSERHSEDRAKWEAEMEAVIQEAEEQRKLLQEAVRLDKESMYQELASERKQLELGHKEEMEALRTKNQELQNELENYISSAQIREIELSRQLNELHNRLQENLDAKDELLAQSERRVTQLEQLLRQTAEDFAEERAKLQSCIFNLEAQHSETLEVTEKHLIEREELLADREELTEKVKEVEQLLRQAAEDFDCERRELLGNLTELKESLSLYKMREEERAELLAERSQLIIRVQRMEAELTELTRNLAKNEVTDEETVKFESLPAELNRGIDDLSNITFVVDLYGDEVVRESENFGVSTKEPPSAKAEEVCYDFDKAFLETELPKSDRNTEQTEDEETGSVGGLNISVPENDVMGDTNVFCVQSNEGTEDTVFAEVESNSTENKRELEISSALIENGAPGVDNTVIDYTSEAIHSAFQDNVVIPGHEDTDDIDVDILGGTSHKDIENLVKSADFSKMRLGVSATVDNANSAKTDNDEEMLDGELDKGSKQHSSTKDGKNELCINPNVITEEDNRSDVSSASLVDINVSAEMDEEELWHNAVFDTIVKMISLEEANRQEIPDDTNGVISNGNTIYNSKVECDVEMVHVELTDSAEVTDNIFTSSCSVLIDNADRDNRKENYVAEGNSVEVYHNTEDKNAKSSNAGEDDNRDCSIVEFNGTVTGCTEPVSRLNNLSEIRNVTVDKSLGTVNTEVHNSTEDSANIRHATKEESKNSESADGAVAIISDEGESSCHQEDVQDYKTDKAESRPPNTGFQERGSHVSSVLGSDEEVFQERDACIREILELQERVLQVQDQTGLLPELSKQYNTATDHTVTLRQHICQLQQKTDELEALLEVNRQKIIISQHALEENTDLKAKLLAVAENAKDLEIQALRFADLKVRYDDCVSENFRLGEQNGKLEKRVQVLESKMYIMQDVHSQQSALLDEIARMRVESSKLSKTVRALKKQDEMSLSPQQEVESSESSSEDTFLDLNSQLEAKIQAVSDLEECCTEFERQNAKLRRALADLQVKSLRIHERMQAHRSEAGRLTEENVILRKKISALKEGELRETQEEMLQKLEQFRKEKTGNQKKAEGLKRQISEVHHHGQQLADENIILSQQNVENAAIMEGLSLQLGEVIQQTDRRRGLHHHDDSSADERDELSNGEDFTTAVSRTDKLKMEKDMLREELNRCVEKIAKLGAVECQLAQLMHEKQVIEKHNQGLHAQLSRAQEKVQALESTLQSITVQNARLKSDLRVTQQEKEVLKQEVMSLHKQMQDANDKNQVLEMALHSSSYQKQQKKQFIDKLSQLLDKEQHLLRENERLQREINNTQVDLQHARDKVQQLELTVLSLKQQQKQQGQACLVKAAEQEKAVLKRELDTVKKELLSTKSKMCDSSEAQREIECLRRENETLKVKQARLEAQLIEAVQLGGMLPQSPVRLPGDQRGQHRGDELRPDFNMQDEREMVMLKMEERMREVELMLRNVKMLLQEKVSQLKEQLLKNSKADVMIKDLYVENAQLLKALELTEQRQKVAEKKNYLLEEKISSLNKIVRDLSPPPLTGVPYHFTRS